The Oryza glaberrima chromosome 5, OglaRS2, whole genome shotgun sequence DNA segment GCCAGAGGTAGAATAGTAGTTTCGTTCTTTCTCTTTAAGAATTGCCTATCTCTGTTTTTAATTGATAACGCCGAtgaccattttattttattgaagaaaatgtaattatcatttgcttggtgtttATCATTTATGATATATTAACCCTAacttatatttctatattttcacaaaattttattgacaaaaatatactcctccattccataatataaaagattttttttaaggatgtgacacatcctagtactatgaatcagTATAAGaacatgttcagatttatagtattaggatgtaTCACATCCCTCTGAAAACCCTTATATCTAGGGATGGAGTGGCCTTGAGCCAGCCGAAGCAGCAAGTAGCAGTGCTTGGTTTGCTTCCTTGAAGGTTGTCCATGCTCAGGCATGGTTGCTGGAGTCACGCCACCGAAAATGAACGCCTGAAGCCAGGCGTGGGCGTATGTCCGATCATCCCCCATTGATTCTTAAGCGGATGTGACCACTACTACACTTGTAAAAATCTCACTCAAACAAGCATGTTTTTTATGTTCAATATATTCCACTCAGGCTCATGTATTCAACCAAACAACAGAACATCAGACACGAGAAAGCTACCTAGCGATCGATCGCtctataagttaaaagtttatatatccgattcaaatttgaatttgaattcaaatattttttatatatagtatttctatacatctaaagtttatagacctaaagtttatatacccgttttaaatttgaatttgaatttgaattcaaatattttctatatatagtatttctatacacctaaagtttataaatcaaaagtttacatatccgattcaaatttgaatttgaattatattgattcaaatttgaatttgaattggatatataaatttgattcaaattcatatttaaatcggatatataaatttgattcaaatttaaatcagatatataaacttttgacttataaacctctaaactttagatatgtaaacttgaggtgtataaactttaggtacataaatttactaaaataggaaagtaatgcggtgccaaaaaaaaggaaaccaggtggagggacggaggggggagggggatcgatcgctacccCCATCGccaggcgatcgatcgcccattaggcgtACCCCAACAGACATGCCTGCTAGGCATGATTCAACACAAGCTTTTCTACCACACAGTACAGGCATTTTTCTCAGGCAAGTCACCCTCACCCAGATCACCAACTAAATATGCCCTTGCTAATTGTGAGTGCGAGCGTTGCAGTtcgatatatatatttatgtttcaATTTGGGATGTTTCCTGTATATAGGACTGTAAACAGTCATTTTTCCTTTTACAATACTGCATCGATTTCCACCATGACTATAAAAGAAGTTTGAACATTAGCGGGGAAAAAAGTGTAATGTAAACTTTTGAAAAGTCGGCAAATACCAGAACGCACAAAACTTACAAAAATAGAGTTGGTATACAAGCGTAGGCAATTAAGATTATTATGAAATGCATGACGTACAAAATTCCGACTGAAGTTGTTCACTGTAAAATTTGTGATACAGAAAAAATGATGGAAGCATGTTTGTGATCattacaaattcatttttttcgCGAACACGCAAAAGAATTACACATCAGtatattactccatccgtcccaaaatataagagtttTGGTTGGATTCCTAGCTGCCTGTTTAGATTCATAATACTAGGATATGCTACATCTAaccaaaactttttatattttgggacagatagAGTAGAAtaaatagagtttttttttacacaacACAACGGATTAGATCGGTTGTTACCGGTTATAGGAAAAGGATTTCGaatgaaaaaaagttaaaagtaaAAGAACTAAAAGTTAATTCTCCTATCTAGCGGGAAGGGTGGTAGAGGAGCCTCCTAATCTTCCAATAGGTCCCCGTACGAGACGGCACGAGCGAGATACCAGAGACGACTATACATAATTTGGTTGATAAAAGAGCCCAAGCCCAGATTATCGAGCTTGAAagtcgaaaaaaaatcatcataccTATACAGATACAGATCTGAAGTAGTAGCCCACAtcgttttttttcccctggGACTTTTCCCTTTGACTTGAATTATTGATGGTCGTCATTGCTATGCAAATTTTCTCTAGTAATTCATACTTTATTTTGTATCATCGTTAAATACAAGAGCACGTGTAGCCTCAAATAGTCACAAGATGTCTTCATCGAAGAAAATTGATGGTTCCGGTTAAATGAATGCAACAGAACAGTAGGAGTATTCTTGTTGGCAAATTGCACGGAATTTGGATGGAATTATAAAAAGCATTAATTCCTCCCGTATGAATTCGCCAATCTGAATTTCCGGGAAAATTCAGAAACCATGGAGACCGCGCAACTCGCCTACGTGCTCCTCTTCCTCGtcaccgccgtcctcctcttccatctccggcgaggcggccggtcagCTCCGGCGAAGCTCACGACGGCGCACCGCCCGCACCCGAACCCCGTCCTGGGCAACACCGTCGAGTTCATCCGCAACCGGCGCCGCTTCTTCGACTGGTACACCGACCTGctgcgcgcgtcgccgtcgggcgCCATCGAGGCGTGGGGCCCGTTCGGCGCCGGCCACGCGGTGACCACGGCGTGCCCGGCCGCCGTCGAACACCTCCTGCGCGGCAACTTCGGCAACTACGTCAGGGGGCCGAGCTTCCGCGCCGCCATGTCCGAGCTCATCGGCGACGGCCTCTTCGCCGCCGACGGGCGCCTCTGGAGCGTCCAGAGGAAAGTGGCGTCCTACGCCTTCTCCTCCCGCGCGCTCCGCCGCTTCTCCGACGACGTCCTCGCCGTGCACCTCCGCGGGACGCTCCTCCCgttcctcgacgccgccgcggcgtccgggGAGGCCGTCGACCTGCAGGACGCGCTGCGCCGGTTCGCCTTCGACAGCATCTGCCACGTCGCGTTCGGCGTCGAGAGCTCGACGCTGCTCGAGACGGCGAGGGAGGACTCCCGCCACGAGGCCCTCTTCGCGGcgttcgacgccgccgtcgagatCTCCTTCCGGAGGGCGCTGGCGCCGTTCACCCTCGTGCGGAAGCTCACGGGTCTCCTCAACGTCGGCAGCTCGCGCCGGCTCCGCGAAGCCGTCGGTGTCATCGACGACTACGCCATGTCCGTCGTCGAATCCAAGGAGGCGGCGTGCCGCGATCGCGaggacggggacggggacggggacCCGGACCTGCTGTCGCGGTTCATGGCGGCCAtggacgaggaggacggcggcgagctgggaGCCATGTTCCCCACGCCGGAGGGGAAGCGCCGGCTCCTGCGCGACGTGGTCGTCAGCTTCGTGCTGGCCGGGAAGGACACGACGTCGTCGGCCCTGACGTGGCTCTTCTGGCTCCTCGCCGCGAACCCGCGgtgcgagaggcgcgtccgcgACGAGCTGTCGCGGtcgcccgacggcggcggcggcggcgacgcgaaggGGATGCACACGCACTACCTCCACGCCGCGATCACGGAGGCGATGCGGCTGTACCCGCCGGTGCCGTTCAACGGGAGGGTGGCGGTCGGCGACGACGTGCTcccgggcggcgcggcggtgcgcgCCGGGTGGTTCGCCAACTACTCCGCGTACGCGATGGGGCGAATGGAGAGGCTGTGGGGCGAGGACTGCCTCGAGTTCTCGCCGGAGCGATGgctccgcgacggcggcgagttcGTGGCCGTGGACGCGGCGAGGTACCCGGTGTTCCACGCCGGGCCGAGGGCGTGCCTCGGGAAGGAGATGGCGTACGTGCAGATGAAGACGGTGGCGGCCGCCGTGCTGCGGAGGTTCAGCGTGGAGGTGGCGGCCCCGGCTCCGGCCATGGATTCGCCGCCGGCGTACGAGATGACGGCAACGATGAAGATGAAGGGCGGGCTGTGGGTGCGGCTAAGGAAGCGGGAATAGTCAGTGTGAGTGATTGATGCGAATTGTTGTTCTTGTTTGACTAAGTCAACTCTTGCATCAGATGTTGACCACAATTACCATAGGCCCATAGCAGTAGCACGCCAAGAGAGGAGTGGCTATAAAAGTCAATATTTGTGTGGAATCAGGGGATCTGCTTGACGATGATAGGTAGAAAGATATCGATATTGAACGTGCtatttatttatagaaaaaaaacatactggATGGTCTACGAATACTATAATATACGGTACACACTTTTTGATTCACCCCGCCAGAAGATGTGCACGCTGCCTCGTACGATGGTGAGCACATACATGCACTCCTCCTTGGTCCAAGGTGTCTTCAAGAGCTTATTGATTTAGTGGCCTGATTTTAtcttgtattattatttttgattGGACCATGCTCTATTACGTGTTTCTGGGTTCTTATGGTTGGGCTTTTTGATATTGGCATGTA contains these protein-coding regions:
- the LOC127774515 gene encoding cytochrome P450 CYP94D108-like — encoded protein: METAQLAYVLLFLVTAVLLFHLRRGGRSAPAKLTTAHRPHPNPVLGNTVEFIRNRRRFFDWYTDLLRASPSGAIEAWGPFGAGHAVTTACPAAVEHLLRGNFGNYVRGPSFRAAMSELIGDGLFAADGRLWSVQRKVASYAFSSRALRRFSDDVLAVHLRGTLLPFLDAAAASGEAVDLQDALRRFAFDSICHVAFGVESSTLLETAREDSRHEALFAAFDAAVEISFRRALAPFTLVRKLTGLLNVGSSRRLREAVGVIDDYAMSVVESKEAACRDREDGDGDGDPDLLSRFMAAMDEEDGGELGAMFPTPEGKRRLLRDVVVSFVLAGKDTTSSALTWLFWLLAANPRCERRVRDELSRSPDGGGGGDAKGMHTHYLHAAITEAMRLYPPVPFNGRVAVGDDVLPGGAAVRAGWFANYSAYAMGRMERLWGEDCLEFSPERWLRDGGEFVAVDAARYPVFHAGPRACLGKEMAYVQMKTVAAAVLRRFSVEVAAPAPAMDSPPAYEMTATMKMKGGLWVRLRKRE